The following coding sequences lie in one Apium graveolens cultivar Ventura chromosome 3, ASM990537v1, whole genome shotgun sequence genomic window:
- the LOC141713272 gene encoding uncharacterized protein LOC141713272 isoform X1, whose protein sequence is MEALVCRKLGDPTDSSSNSPLSVEKCHPIPELKSATSVRVRVKASSLNFANYLQIQGKYQEKYPLPFIPGSDFSGVVDSVGPRVTCFSVGDPVCGFVSLGSFAQFVIADQADLFRVPNGCDLVAAGGLPVAYGTSHVALAHRAHLSSGQVLLVLGAAGGVGIAAVQIGKVCGATVIAVARGDEKVRLLKSMGVDHVVDLSTGSITESVKGFLKARKLLGVDVLYDPVGGKVTKESLKLLNWGAQILIIGFASGEVPVIPANIALVKNWTIHGLYWGSYKLNQPGVLEDSLNELLSWLAKGLITINVSHAFSLSQANLAFAAIRDRKVIGKVMFVFDDPKTVKAKL, encoded by the exons ATGGAAGCTCTAGTATGTAGAAAGCTTGGAGACCCAACAGATTCAAGTTCCAACTCACCACTGAGTGTCGAAAAATGTCATCCTATCCCTGAATTGAAATCAGCAACAAGTGTTAGAGTTAGAGTGAAAGCCAGCAGTTTGAATTTCGCAAATTATTTACAAATTCAAGGCAAGTATCAGGAGAAATACCCTCTTCCTTTCATTCCTGGCTCTGATTTCTCCGGCGTTGTCGATTCTGTTGGACCCCGTGTCACTTGTTTTTCTGTTGGTGATCCTGTTTGTGGCTTTGTTTCTCTTGGTTCCTTTGCCCAATTCGTTATCGCTGATCAGGCTGATTT GTTTCGGGTACCTAATGGATGCGATCTAGTTGCTGCAGGTGGACTACCTGTTGCATATGGAACATCTCATGTGGCACTGGCTCATAGAGCTCACTTGAGTTCTGGTCAG GTATTGCTTGTTCTTGGTGCAGCAGGTGGTGTTGGGATTGCAGCTGTACAAATTGGGAAGGTCTGTGGAGCCACTGTCATTGCAGTTGCTAG GGGTGATGAAAAGGTGCGTCTTTTGAAGTCAATGGGTGTCGATCATGTTGTTGACTTGAGCACAGGAAGCATAACTGAAAGTGTTAAGGGATTTTTGAAGGCAAGAAAGCTCCTAGGGGTTGATGTTTTGTATGATCCAGTTGGAGGCAAGGTGACAAAAGAGTCATTGAAGCTCTTGAACTGGGGAGCACAAATCTTGATCATCGGGTTTGCAAGTGGAGAGGTTCCTGTCATCCCTGCAAATATTGCCCTAGTAAAG AATTGGACAATCCATGGGCTTTACTGGGGAAGTTATAAATTGAACCAACCAGGAGTTCTTGAAGACTCGTTGAATGAATTGCTCTCCTGGCTAGCAAAGGGTTTAATAACGATCAATGTTTCTCATGCTTTCAGCCTGTCACAG GCCAACCTTGCATTTGCTGCAATTAGGGATAGAAAGGTTATTGGAAAGGTGATGTTTGTCTTTGATGATCCAAAAACTGTCAAGGCGAAGCTCTAG
- the LOC141713272 gene encoding uncharacterized protein LOC141713272 isoform X2, which translates to MEALVCRKLGDPTDSSSNSPLSVEKCHPIPELKSATSVRVRVKASSLNFANYLQIQGKYQEKYPLPFIPGSDFSGVVDSVGPRVTCFSVGDPVCGFVSLGSFAQFVIADQADLFRVPNGCDLVAAGGLPVAYGTSHVALAHRAHLSSGQVLLVLGAAGGVGIAAVQIGKVCGATVIAVARGDEKVRLLKSMGVDHVVDLSTGSITESVKGFLKARKLLGVDVLYDPVGGKVTKESLKLLNWGAQILIIGFASGEVPVIPANIALVKNWTIHGLYWGSYKLNQPGVLEDSLNELLSWLAKGLITINVSHAFSLSQIR; encoded by the exons ATGGAAGCTCTAGTATGTAGAAAGCTTGGAGACCCAACAGATTCAAGTTCCAACTCACCACTGAGTGTCGAAAAATGTCATCCTATCCCTGAATTGAAATCAGCAACAAGTGTTAGAGTTAGAGTGAAAGCCAGCAGTTTGAATTTCGCAAATTATTTACAAATTCAAGGCAAGTATCAGGAGAAATACCCTCTTCCTTTCATTCCTGGCTCTGATTTCTCCGGCGTTGTCGATTCTGTTGGACCCCGTGTCACTTGTTTTTCTGTTGGTGATCCTGTTTGTGGCTTTGTTTCTCTTGGTTCCTTTGCCCAATTCGTTATCGCTGATCAGGCTGATTT GTTTCGGGTACCTAATGGATGCGATCTAGTTGCTGCAGGTGGACTACCTGTTGCATATGGAACATCTCATGTGGCACTGGCTCATAGAGCTCACTTGAGTTCTGGTCAG GTATTGCTTGTTCTTGGTGCAGCAGGTGGTGTTGGGATTGCAGCTGTACAAATTGGGAAGGTCTGTGGAGCCACTGTCATTGCAGTTGCTAG GGGTGATGAAAAGGTGCGTCTTTTGAAGTCAATGGGTGTCGATCATGTTGTTGACTTGAGCACAGGAAGCATAACTGAAAGTGTTAAGGGATTTTTGAAGGCAAGAAAGCTCCTAGGGGTTGATGTTTTGTATGATCCAGTTGGAGGCAAGGTGACAAAAGAGTCATTGAAGCTCTTGAACTGGGGAGCACAAATCTTGATCATCGGGTTTGCAAGTGGAGAGGTTCCTGTCATCCCTGCAAATATTGCCCTAGTAAAG AATTGGACAATCCATGGGCTTTACTGGGGAAGTTATAAATTGAACCAACCAGGAGTTCTTGAAGACTCGTTGAATGAATTGCTCTCCTGGCTAGCAAAGGGTTTAATAACGATCAATGTTTCTCATGCTTTCAGCCTGTCACAG ATTAGATAG